A genomic region of Pseudomonadota bacterium contains the following coding sequences:
- a CDS encoding RNA polymerase sigma factor FliA: MPVTTRESRAINGLAAYAQPECAHPQILIEEHTGLIKKIALHLAARVPPTVDMDDLIQAGAIGLLESAQRFDPSHGASFATYASIRIRGAMLDELRRYDWSPRSTRRKIREMSEVIRKIEGETGREASEADVAAGMGMSSEDYRNLLQDSVSFSVFSWDALLEQRGDSIGSAAEEHDDPEHHVEAGAFSEYLASVIETLPPREQMVLALYYDQECNLKEIGQILGVSESRVCQIHGQILARMRSRLDPEMIPKGAIPA; encoded by the coding sequence ATGCCGGTCACAACAAGGGAGAGCAGAGCCATTAACGGATTAGCCGCATACGCGCAGCCAGAATGCGCACACCCGCAGATTCTGATCGAAGAGCACACGGGACTGATCAAAAAGATCGCCCTGCATCTGGCGGCCAGAGTCCCGCCCACCGTCGACATGGACGACCTGATTCAGGCGGGCGCAATCGGCCTGCTCGAGTCAGCGCAGCGCTTCGATCCCAGCCACGGCGCCAGCTTTGCGACCTACGCCAGTATTCGCATTCGCGGAGCGATGCTCGATGAACTCCGCCGCTATGACTGGTCGCCGCGCTCAACGCGCCGCAAGATCCGGGAGATGTCAGAGGTGATCCGGAAGATTGAGGGTGAAACGGGACGCGAAGCCAGCGAGGCTGACGTTGCTGCCGGCATGGGTATGAGTTCTGAGGACTATCGAAACCTGCTTCAGGACTCGGTGTCCTTTTCTGTTTTCAGCTGGGATGCGCTCTTGGAGCAGCGGGGTGACAGCATCGGCAGCGCGGCGGAAGAGCATGATGACCCTGAGCACCATGTGGAAGCCGGCGCGTTCAGCGAATACCTGGCGAGCGTCATCGAAACGTTGCCGCCTCGGGAGCAAATGGTATTGGCGCTTTACTACGATCAGGAGTGCAACCTGAAAGAGATCGGCCAGATCCTCGGCGTTAGCGAGTCCCGCGTTTGCCAGATTCATGGCCAGATCCTGGCGCGGATGCGTTCGCGCCTCGACCCCGAAATGATTCCTAAAGGGGCAATACCGGCATGA